The following are encoded together in the Phenylobacterium sp. NIBR 498073 genome:
- a CDS encoding DUF2939 domain-containing protein yields the protein MRVLILALAALVLSGCATAQRYDAAADVHALLVSIRDNDKAAFEAHVDRPALKRQIEGRMMAEARKSGANDGLAALGALIAPTLADLAGEALIQPNVFRSVAAYYGYDAAQPLPGPMVIGGQLIAVGEGQVCVPRKKDGPCLLNFTEQQGTWRLSGFEGDLSMLRTKAR from the coding sequence ATGAGAGTTCTGATCCTGGCGCTGGCTGCGCTTGTCCTTTCGGGCTGCGCCACGGCCCAACGCTACGACGCCGCCGCCGACGTGCACGCGCTGCTGGTGTCGATCCGCGACAACGACAAGGCCGCCTTCGAGGCGCATGTCGACCGCCCGGCGCTGAAGCGCCAGATCGAGGGCCGGATGATGGCCGAGGCGCGCAAGTCCGGTGCGAACGACGGGCTGGCCGCCCTGGGAGCGCTGATCGCCCCGACCCTAGCCGACCTCGCCGGCGAGGCCTTGATCCAGCCGAACGTGTTCCGCTCGGTCGCAGCCTACTACGGCTATGACGCGGCCCAGCCGCTGCCCGGCCCCATGGTGATCGGCGGCCAGCTTATAGCTGTCGGCGAGGGGCAGGTCTGCGTGCCGCGCAAGAAGGACGGGCCTTGCCTGCTGAATTTCACCGAGCAGCAGGGGACCTGGCGGCTGTCGGGCTTCGAAGGCGATCTTTCGATGCTGCGAACCAAGGCTCGATAG